A window of Candidatus Effluviviaceae Genus V sp. genomic DNA:
ACGCGTGCCCGGACCGCCTCGATCTCGATCTTCGCCCAGATAGCGGTGCGGACCCTCTCGTCCCAGACCGCGGCCATCTCGGGCAGTGCGTAGCGTTCGATCATGTCGTCTCCCCGATCCGTGTCGTTCCCTCGCGGCTGTTCTGCCCGACGCGTCTGCCGGGCTCACGCCCTACTCCCACTCGATCGTCGACGGCGGCTTCGAGCTGATGTCGTAGCAGACCCGGTTCACGCCGCGGACCTCGTTGATGATGCGCGCCGATATCCTCCCCAGGACGTCCGACGGCATGGGGTACCACTGCGCCGTCATGCCGTCGCGCGAATGGACGGCCCGCACGGCCACGACGTGTTCGTACGTTCGCTCGTCCCCCATGACGCCGACGCTCCGGACCGGCAGCAGGACGACGAACGCCTGCCAGATGTCGTCGTAGAGCCCAGCCCGGCGGATCTCCTCGATGGCGATGGCGTCGGCTTCCCGGAGGACCGCAAGGCGCTCCTCGGTCACGTCGCCCAGGATCCTGACCGCGAGCCCCGGTCCGGGAAACGGATGGCGGCCGAGGATCTCCGGGTCCATGCCGAGCTCGGCGCCGACCTTCCTGACCTCGTCCTTGAAGAGCGTCCTCAGGGGCTCGATGAGTTTGAGGTTCATCCGCTTCGGGAGTCCGCCGACGTTGTGATGGCTCTTGATGGTCGCCGACGGTCCCTTGACGGACACGCTCTCGATGACGTCCGGATAGAGCGTGCCCTGGGCCAGGTACTCGACGTCGCCGACCCGCCTGGCCTCCTCCTCGAAGACGTGGATGAACTCGCGGCCGATGATCTTCCGCTTGCTCTCCGGGTCCTCGATGCTCCTGAGGGCGTCCAGGAAGCGTTCCCGGGCGTCGACGATGTCGACCGGCAGCCCGAGCCCTTCCTTGAGCTTGCGGATGACCTCCTTGTCCTCGTCCTTCCTCAGAAGCCCGTTGTCGACGAAGATGGGAATGAGCTGATCGCCGATCGCCCGGTGGATGAGGACCGACATGACCGACGAGTCGACGCCGCCCGAGAGGGCGCAGACGACAGTGCCGTTTCCCACACTCTCGCGGATGGTCTCGATCGTCTCCTCGACGAACGAGGCCGGTGTCCACGTCGGCTCGAGGCCCGCTATCCCGTGCACGAAGTTGGAGACGATGTCGCCTCCCCGCTCCGTGTGGGCCACCTCGGGATGGAACTGGAGACCGTAGAGCCTCCGCTCGTCGGAGCCGATCGAGGCGATCTTGCCGTCCGCACTCTGACCGAGAACGTTGAACCCGGGCGGGGGCTTCACCACCTCGTCGCCGTGGCTCATCCAGACCAGCGTCGAACCCTCGATACCCGCGAAGAGCGGGTGGGACGCGTCGCCCTCGAACTGCATCGGCCCGTATTCGCGCGTGTCGCCCGGTCTGACGTCGCCGCCGAGCGCGTGCGACATCGCCTGCATGCCGTAGCAG
This region includes:
- the guaA gene encoding glutamine-hydrolyzing GMP synthase — translated: MEKPRRAPLGPSGAHPVPGRARVVILDFGSQYTHLIARRVRECQVFSEVERFDTPVDDLGDDVAAIILSGGPSSIWSDDAPSPDPGIFGLDVPVLGICYGMQAMSHALGGDVRPGDTREYGPMQFEGDASHPLFAGIEGSTLVWMSHGDEVVKPPPGFNVLGQSADGKIASIGSDERRLYGLQFHPEVAHTERGGDIVSNFVHGIAGLEPTWTPASFVEETIETIRESVGNGTVVCALSGGVDSSVMSVLIHRAIGDQLIPIFVDNGLLRKDEDKEVIRKLKEGLGLPVDIVDARERFLDALRSIEDPESKRKIIGREFIHVFEEEARRVGDVEYLAQGTLYPDVIESVSVKGPSATIKSHHNVGGLPKRMNLKLIEPLRTLFKDEVRKVGAELGMDPEILGRHPFPGPGLAVRILGDVTEERLAVLREADAIAIEEIRRAGLYDDIWQAFVVLLPVRSVGVMGDERTYEHVVAVRAVHSRDGMTAQWYPMPSDVLGRISARIINEVRGVNRVCYDISSKPPSTIEWE